The Erinaceus europaeus chromosome 6, mEriEur2.1, whole genome shotgun sequence sequence CCCAGAACAGGCCCCGCCCCGGCatcggccccgccccgccccggccccgccccgccccgcccaggCCGAGGCTCAGGCCCGGCTCGCCGCCGCAGCATGGGCCCCGCTGCCCGCCCCGCACGGAGGTCGCCACCGTcgccgctgccgctgccgctgctgctgccgctgctACCCCTCTGGCTGGGCCTGGCGGGGCCGGGCGCCGCGGCGGACGGCGGGGAGCCCGCGGCCGGGAGGCTCCGGGCGGAGGCCCGGGCCGTGCGGGTGGACGTGCGGCTGCCGGCCCAGGACACGCTGGTCCTGGAGGGCGTCACCGTGGGGCCCGACGCCCCGACCCCGCTGCGCGGCCGCCTGCTGCTGGTGAGCCCCGGGGAGACTGAGCGCGACCCCCGCCGCTGCGGCCCGGGTGCCAGCGCCCCCGccgctgccctcccctccccgcagATGGACGCCCTGGACGCCGAGCAGGACGCGCCCGGGGAAGGCTGGATCGCGGTGGCCTACGTGGGCCGGGAGCAGGCGGCCGTGTCCCTGCAGGAGGCTCGGGCCTCGCCCAAGGCCCTGGTGCAGCAGGTGCGGGGGCGCGGGGGCGGGTCCCGGGGGCCACCTGGCAGGGGCGGGGGTCCAGCCCGCGTTCGGAAGGGGGAGTGGAGGTCAGCACGTCCACCGGAGCCGGCAGACCCAGTGGGCTCAGGGGCTGGCCTGAGAGGCCTCGAGGGGACACTGCAGGTGCCCAGATGTTTAGGGAGGGCAAGGAGGGCCAGGGGTCCAGGTTGGGGGCGCACAGGGGTCCCAGGTGGGGGGCTTGTGGACATGTGTGCAGGGCACAGGAGTCCCAGGTGGGGGGTTGTGGAGACGGTACGGGGTCcctggtggggagcctgtgggtatgtgggcagggcactggggtCCCTGGTGGGGGGCTGTGTGCAGGGCACTGGGGTCCCAGGTGGGGGgcctgtgggcagggcactggggtCCCGGGTAGGAGGgcctgtgggcagggcactggggtCCCAGGTAGgggggctgtgggcagggcactggggtCCCGGGTAGgggggctgtgggcagggcactggggtCCCGGGTAGgagggctgtgggcagggcactggggtCCCGGGTAGgggggctgtgggcagggcactggggtCCCGGGTAGgggggctgtgggcagggcactggggtCCCAGGTGGGGGgcctgtgggcagggcactggggtCCCGGGTAGgggggctgtgggcagggcactggggtCCCGGGTAGgggggctgtgggcagggcactggggtCCCGGGTAGgggggctgtgggcagggcactggggtCCCGGGTAGgggggctgtgggcagggcactggggtCCCGGGTAGgggggctgtgggcagggcactggggtCCCGGGTGGGGGgcctgtgggcagggcactggggtCCTAGGTGGGGGCCTGTGGGCAGGACACTGGGGGTCCCGGGTAGGGGGGATGTGGGCAGGGCACAGGGGTCCCAGGTGAGTGGCCTGTGGGCAGGAGGCGCCTATGGCCTGGGCATTAGTACCTCTATTGGGGTCTGTGTGTGGGTTACAggcgtgcaggtggggacctgtgggGTGCTGGACCAGTCTTTCCACCCTACAGATGTAGAGGGCGCTCCTCCTGGGAGCCTCTGCCCTCTTTCTCCTCACCCTGAATCACAGTGTGGTGCGGGAGGTGAGGGGCTGAGTGCGAGCTGAGCTGCAGCGCTGGGCTGGAGCTGGGCCGCCCTGACTCCGTCCCCACAGCTGGACGCTTCGCAGCTGCTGCTCAGGCCAGTCGTGGTCCTTCATTACTCGGCCAACGTCACCAAGCTGCTGGAGGCCCTGCTGCAgtgagtgtggggtgggggtgtcagggCCTGGCCAGAAGGCAGGGCTCCGACTGAGGGGGCCCCCCGCCAGGTGTTGGGGGGCCCTGTGAGGCCTGAGCGGCTGGGGGCATCTTCCTCTGGCCCCTTTGTGGCTCTCCCCCAGGAGGACCCAGGCCACCGCAGAGGTCACGCGTGAACAGTCCCTGTCGGCCAGCATTGAGTGGACGCTGACCCTATGGACCACCTGCGGCCTCTCCAAGGATGGCTCTGGGGGCTGGCAGGACGTGGTATGCCTGGGGGGCAGCCGCGCCCAGGAGCAGGTGTGTGtccggcggggggtgggggttgggggggtggcggGGACCCTGGCAGCCTGCTGCCCTTTCTCCGCAGGGGAGGGCTaagcacagcccagccccctcgcCCTCAGCTCCAGTGCATGGTCGGCGGCACCCCACTGCACTTGGCCTCCCTGCCCCTTCAGCCCCACCTCTGCCTTCTCTGAGAGCCTTGCTCCTCAGccccctcccctgctcctctttaagcctccccaccccctgagTGCTGGCTGTGCTCCCAGGTCATGCCAGGCTTGGGAAGGGGACATGGGCAAGAGCGGAGGACGTGCTGAGCTGAGGGTGGGCCGGGAGAGGAACCTGGGCCTTGGGGCGCACCAGCGGGGGAGGCATCGGGCGGGGTGCTATGTGGTGGATCTGTAGAGACACACCTAGGGTGCTGGGTGTCATGTGAGGAAGGAGCAGACTAGGCTTCTGGGAGGGCCGAGAACCAGCTTGGAAGCGGGACAGACTTGGGCTGAGAACGGTTAGGCGAGCCCGGAGAAGGGAGACCCAGGAACAGCCTAGGAACGACAAGCCTGAGGAAGGGGTCCTGCAGGGAGACAGGCCTGGGAGGGGAGCCTGGAGAAAGCAAGCCTGAGGAAAGGGATTCTCCCCTCCACTCCAGAGGACAGGCTGGGGAAGGAGAGGCAGGTGCCAGGGTGGTCCTGAGCCTCCCCTGCTCAGCTGGCGGCACCTGCggctgtgtgagagagagaggcccaGCAGTGTGAGAGAGGCCCGGCTGTGTGAGAGAGGCCCGGCTGTGTGAGAGAGGCCCAGCAGTGTGAGAGAGGCCCGGCTGTGTGAGAGAGGCCCAGCAGTGTGAGAGAGGCCTGGCTGTGTGAGAGAGGCCCGGCTGTGTGAGAGAGGCCCGGCCCTgcagacaggaagggacaccctGGGGACTCCGGCTGACGCCCAGCTTCTCCCAGAAGCCCCTGCAGCAGCTGTGGAACGCCATCCTGCTGGTGGCCTTGCTGCTGGGCGCCGGCCTCGTGGTCCAGGCACAGCGCCAGGCGGCATGGCCGAGCCGGCGGGAGCCCGGAGGCCAGGTGGGAGCCCCCGCCCCGCTGCCTGCTGCCCGAGCCCAGGCCCACCCGCCCTGCCCGCCGTGCTCACCGTGCTCCTCCTGGCAGGTGGAGCTGCTCCAGCGCCGTGCGGCACACAGGCTGGCATCCCTGCAGACCCGGCGCTGGCGGCCAGGCAGGGCTGCCCAGGGGCCCCCGGAACCGGGTGGCGACACCTGTGCTGTGTGCCTGGACGACTTCCGCCCCAAGCAGGTGGGTGAGGAACCCGGGCACGGGCGGGCACGGGCCTCTCTCCACAGTGGGCGGGCAGCGGGCAGGCACGGGCCTCTCTCCACAGTGGGCAGGAAGCAGACGGGGCGGTCATGGGCCTCTCTCCGCAGTGGGCGGGCAGCGGGCAGGCACAGGCCTCTCTCCGCAGTGGGCAGGCAGCGGGGCCCTGGCTGGGCCTCTCTCCGCAGTGGCTCCGGGTGCTGCCCTGCAAGCACGAGTTCCACCGCGACTGCGTGGACCCCTGGCTGCTGCAGCAGCAGACCTGCCCGCTGTGCAAGTTCAACATGCTGGGTGAGCTCGGGCGCTCAGGGGCATGGGCTGGGGACCCCACCTCACCTGATCCCTCCTGTGCCTCCTCTGTCCCCAGGGAACGGCTACTCTGACGATTAGCTGCCCCTCGGCTGGCCCGGGCTCGGGACGGGAGGAAGCGGGGCCGCCACACTGGGAGGGCAC is a genomic window containing:
- the RNF215 gene encoding RING finger protein 215 isoform X5 codes for the protein MDALDAEQDAPGEGWIAVAYVGREQAAVSLQEARASPKALVQQLDASQLLLRPVVVLHYSANVTKLLEALLQRTQATAEVTREQSLSASIEWTLTLWTTCGLSKDGSGGWQDVVCLGGSRAQEQKPLQQLWNAILLVALLLGAGLVVQAQRQAAWPSRREPGGQVELLQRRAAHRLASLQTRRWRPGRAAQGPPEPGGDTCAVCLDDFRPKQWLRVLPCKHEFHRDCVDPWLLQQQTCPLCKFNMLGELGRSGAWAGDPTSPDPSCASSVPRERLL
- the RNF215 gene encoding RING finger protein 215 isoform X1; this translates as MGPAARPARRSPPSPLPLPLLLPLLPLWLGLAGPGAAADGGEPAAGRLRAEARAVRVDVRLPAQDTLVLEGVTVGPDAPTPLRGRLLLMDALDAEQDAPGEGWIAVAYVGREQAAVSLQEARASPKALVQQLDASQLLLRPVVVLHYSANVTKLLEALLQRTQATAEVTREQSLSASIEWTLTLWTTCGLSKDGSGGWQDVVCLGGSRAQEQKPLQQLWNAILLVALLLGAGLVVQAQRQAAWPSRREPGGQVELLQRRAAHRLASLQTRRWRPGRAAQGPPEPGGDTCAVCLDDFRPKQWLRVLPCKHEFHRDCVDPWLLQQQTCPLCKFNMLGELGRSGAWAGDPTSPDPSCASSVPRERLL
- the RNF215 gene encoding RING finger protein 215 isoform X3, with the protein product MGPAARPARRSPPSPLPLPLLLPLLPLWLGLAGPGAAADGGEPAAGRLRAEARAVRVDVRLPAQDTLVLEGVTVGPDAPTPLRGRLLLMDALDAEQDAPGEGWIAVAYVGREQAAVSLQEARASPKALVQQLDASQLLLRPVVVLHYSANVTKLLEALLQRTQATAEVTREQSLSASIEWTLTLWTTCGLSKDGSGGWQDVVCLGGSRAQEQKPLQQLWNAILLVALLLGAGLVVQAQRQAAWPSRREPGGQVELLQRRAAHRLASLQTRRWRPGRAAQGPPEPGGDTCAVCLDDFRPKQWLRVLPCKHEFHRDCVDPWLLQQQTCPLCKFNMLGNGYSDD
- the RNF215 gene encoding RING finger protein 215 isoform X2, which encodes MGPAARPARRSPPSPLPLPLLLPLLPLWLGLAGPGAAADGGEPAAGRLRAEARAVRVDVRLPAQDTLVLEGVTVGPDAPTPLRGRLLLMDALDAEQDAPGEGWIAVAYVGREQAAVSLQEARASPKALVQQLDASQLLLRPVVVLHYSANVTKLLEALLQRTQATAEVTREQSLSASIEWTLTLWTTCGLSKDGSGGWQDVVCLGGSRAQEQPLQQLWNAILLVALLLGAGLVVQAQRQAAWPSRREPGGQVELLQRRAAHRLASLQTRRWRPGRAAQGPPEPGGDTCAVCLDDFRPKQWLRVLPCKHEFHRDCVDPWLLQQQTCPLCKFNMLGELGRSGAWAGDPTSPDPSCASSVPRERLL
- the RNF215 gene encoding RING finger protein 215 isoform X4, translated to MGPAARPARRSPPSPLPLPLLLPLLPLWLGLAGPGAAADGGEPAAGRLRAEARAVRVDVRLPAQDTLVLEGVTVGPDAPTPLRGRLLLMDALDAEQDAPGEGWIAVAYVGREQAAVSLQEARASPKALVQQLDASQLLLRPVVVLHYSANVTKLLEALLQRTQATAEVTREQSLSASIEWTLTLWTTCGLSKDGSGGWQDVVCLGGSRAQEQVELLQRRAAHRLASLQTRRWRPGRAAQGPPEPGGDTCAVCLDDFRPKQWLRVLPCKHEFHRDCVDPWLLQQQTCPLCKFNMLGELGRSGAWAGDPTSPDPSCASSVPRERLL